One Yimella lutea DNA window includes the following coding sequences:
- a CDS encoding PHP domain-containing protein: protein MAEPVIEPVDALRRIAFVLERARAGTYRVKAFRQAVSTVVATPREELRQRAEAGTLAELPGIGKSTEAVIRQALAGERPEYLATVEAKYPDKMVDGGEEVRAALRGDCHSHSDWSDGGSPIPEMVATAMELGHKYLVLTDHSPRLRVANGLSAARLAEQLQLVDRINTHLADSFTLLKGIEVDILDDGGLDQTEEMLDQLDLRVASVHSKLAMASAPMTRRMIAAVQNPRTNVLGHCTGRLTGGSRGTRGQSCFDAKAVFEACADSDVAVEINSRPERCDPPDDLLVLARDAGCLFSIDSDAHAPGQLDLLQFGCARAQEFDIPIERIVNTWERDRLVEWAARR from the coding sequence ATGGCCGAACCTGTCATCGAACCCGTCGACGCCCTGCGCCGGATCGCCTTCGTGCTCGAGCGTGCGCGAGCCGGCACCTACCGGGTCAAGGCCTTCCGTCAGGCGGTTTCGACGGTGGTGGCGACACCTCGCGAGGAACTCCGACAGCGTGCGGAGGCCGGAACCCTGGCCGAGCTTCCCGGGATCGGGAAGTCGACCGAAGCCGTCATCCGGCAGGCGCTCGCGGGCGAGCGGCCGGAGTACCTGGCGACCGTCGAGGCGAAGTACCCGGACAAGATGGTGGACGGTGGTGAAGAGGTGCGGGCCGCGCTGCGCGGCGACTGCCACAGCCACTCCGACTGGAGCGATGGCGGATCACCGATTCCCGAAATGGTCGCTACCGCAATGGAACTCGGACACAAATACCTCGTGCTGACTGATCATTCGCCGCGACTTCGAGTGGCGAACGGACTGTCCGCGGCGCGCCTGGCCGAGCAGTTGCAACTCGTCGACCGCATCAACACCCACCTCGCCGACTCGTTCACCCTGCTGAAGGGGATCGAGGTCGACATTCTCGATGACGGCGGACTCGACCAGACCGAGGAGATGCTCGATCAGCTCGACCTGCGCGTCGCGTCCGTGCACTCCAAGCTTGCTATGGCGTCCGCGCCGATGACCCGTCGGATGATCGCCGCCGTCCAGAACCCGCGCACGAACGTCCTCGGGCACTGCACCGGACGCCTCACCGGTGGTTCACGGGGCACGCGAGGTCAGTCCTGCTTCGACGCGAAGGCAGTCTTCGAGGCATGCGCTGACAGCGATGTCGCCGTCGAGATCAATTCGCGCCCGGAGCGTTGCGACCCGCCCGACGACCTGCTCGTCCTTGCTCGGGATGCCGGCTGCCTGTTCAGCATCGACAGCGACGCCCACGCGCCCGGTCAGCTCGACCTGTTGCAGTTCGGCTGCGCCCGCGCGCAGGAGTTCGACATCCCGATCGAACGCATCGTGAACACCTGGGAACGTGACCGGCTCGTGGAGTGGGCCGCGAGGCGCTGA
- a CDS encoding copper resistance CopC family protein — protein MLRILARVTFALLLLPLLLINPGQAMAHDRLTDSVPKAGARTEPIDAVSLVFNNAVLGTGAAVRVDGPAGTVAQGTPAVSGARVTQNLKTPLANGGYRVVWRVVSSDGHPISGTFDFTVEGASDPADSAASSRSADASSEATIPPSSSKPTPPAQEVPTSETDNNAPLIIAAAALALLLIAGGAFLTKGRLKDDDVDTRTDEASAG, from the coding sequence ATGCTCCGGATCCTGGCGCGAGTCACCTTCGCACTGCTGCTCTTGCCCCTGCTGCTGATCAACCCGGGGCAGGCGATGGCTCATGACAGGCTGACCGACTCGGTCCCGAAGGCAGGCGCTCGCACCGAACCGATCGATGCGGTCTCGCTGGTCTTCAACAATGCTGTGCTTGGCACAGGCGCCGCGGTCCGGGTCGACGGGCCCGCAGGCACCGTCGCGCAGGGCACGCCGGCCGTCAGCGGTGCCCGCGTGACCCAGAACCTGAAGACGCCGCTCGCGAACGGTGGCTACCGGGTCGTCTGGCGCGTGGTCTCGTCCGACGGCCACCCCATCTCGGGCACGTTCGACTTCACCGTCGAGGGCGCGAGCGATCCCGCCGACTCCGCCGCATCGTCGCGCAGCGCCGACGCCAGTTCCGAGGCCACGATCCCGCCTTCGTCCTCGAAGCCGACGCCGCCCGCCCAGGAGGTGCCGACGTCCGAGACCGACAACAACGCACCGCTGATCATCGCCGCTGCCGCCCTTGCCCTGTTGTTGATCGCCGGTGGCGCCTTCCTGACCAAGGGACGCCTCAAGGACGACGACGTCGACACGCGCACCGACGAAGCAAGTGCTGGATGA